A genomic stretch from Shewanella sediminis HAW-EB3 includes:
- the coaE gene encoding dephospho-CoA kinase (Dephospho-CoA kinase (CoaE) performs the final step in coenzyme A biosynthesis.), translated as MSKFIVGLTGGIGSGKTTVANMFAELGVELVDADIIAREVVEVGSKGLNEISAHFGNTILNKDKSLNRATLRELIFSQPDERQWLNDLMHPMIRSKILKCIESTTSPYAILVAPLLFENGLDRLVNLSLLVDISPEQQLDRTIDRDSVSSEQIKNIIDSQAPRAERLSKADDVIDNHGKISALKGKVITLHNNYLKLANNT; from the coding sequence ATGTCAAAGTTTATAGTTGGCCTGACGGGCGGTATTGGTAGCGGGAAAACAACCGTTGCCAATATGTTCGCCGAGTTAGGCGTTGAGCTTGTCGATGCAGATATTATTGCTCGAGAGGTGGTCGAGGTTGGATCCAAAGGGCTAAATGAGATTAGTGCTCACTTTGGAAACACAATACTAAACAAGGATAAAAGCCTAAATAGGGCCACACTCAGAGAGCTCATTTTTAGTCAGCCCGATGAACGACAATGGCTAAACGATCTGATGCACCCCATGATCAGGAGTAAGATACTAAAATGTATTGAATCCACCACTTCACCCTACGCTATTTTGGTTGCTCCCTTGCTATTTGAGAATGGTTTAGATAGGTTAGTAAACTTATCTCTTCTGGTTGATATTTCACCTGAACAGCAATTGGACAGAACAATTGATAGAGATTCTGTTTCTTCAGAACAAATTAAAAACATAATAGATAGTCAGGCTCCCAGAGCTGAAAGACTATCGAAGGCTGATGATGTCATAGACAATCATGGAAAGATATCGGCACTAAAAGGGAAGGTCATTACACTACATAATAATTATTTGAAATTAGCCAATAATACTTAA